The following proteins are encoded in a genomic region of Brachyspira pilosicoli:
- a CDS encoding phospho-sugar mutase has translation MEKNVQDRINSWLNGSYDEETKKEIKALLDSGNEKELTDAFYRDLEFGTGGLRGIMGVGTNRMNKYTVGVATQGLANYILKQGGSNYKVAIGYDSRNNSDVFSKAAAEILSSNGISVYLYDDIHPISLLSYAVRSLGCIAGIVVTASHNPKEYNGYKVYWTDGAQVIPPHDKNIIEEVLKVKPEEVKMGDASKVTLIGKDIEDKYMNDLMGYLVNPDIIKKHHDIKIVYTPIHGSGYKMVPMALRKAGFTNLTTLEGAQPPNGNFPTVESPNPENPEALQIAVNKAKEIGAELVMGTDPDCDRMGCALLTKDGSYMYLTGNQIGSIISYYLITNKKNVKDPYIVKTIVTTELARAIADANNVKLYDVLTGFKWIADIIERTKDGTYLFGFEESFGYCINSNVRDKDGVSSCLMLAEVLAYCKDNNMTLADYLESIYEKYGYFYEETISITKKGADGAKAIADLMTYYRNNLPKEISGVEVVSISDYEKKEVYDNSGKKINDITLPKSNVLQYILSDKTKITIRPSGTEPKIKFYFEVCVKESKDKRLAVAKEKVANFKKFIKE, from the coding sequence ATGGAAAAAAATGTACAAGATAGAATTAATTCTTGGCTTAACGGCTCTTATGATGAAGAGACAAAAAAAGAGATTAAGGCATTATTAGATTCTGGCAATGAAAAAGAATTAACAGATGCTTTTTATAGAGATTTAGAGTTTGGTACTGGCGGACTTAGAGGAATAATGGGTGTTGGTACTAACAGAATGAATAAATATACTGTTGGTGTTGCCACTCAGGGTTTAGCTAATTATATACTTAAACAAGGCGGAAGTAATTATAAAGTTGCTATAGGGTATGATTCAAGAAATAATTCTGATGTATTTTCTAAAGCTGCTGCTGAGATACTTTCTTCAAATGGTATAAGCGTTTATTTATACGATGATATTCACCCTATTTCACTTCTTTCTTATGCTGTTAGAAGTTTAGGCTGTATTGCTGGAATTGTTGTTACTGCAAGCCATAACCCTAAAGAATATAATGGCTATAAAGTTTATTGGACTGACGGTGCTCAAGTTATTCCTCCTCATGATAAAAATATAATAGAAGAAGTATTGAAAGTGAAGCCTGAAGAAGTAAAAATGGGAGATGCTTCAAAAGTTACACTTATAGGAAAAGATATTGAAGATAAATATATGAATGATTTAATGGGCTATTTAGTTAATCCTGATATCATAAAAAAACATCATGATATAAAGATAGTTTATACACCTATTCATGGTTCTGGTTATAAAATGGTTCCTATGGCTTTAAGAAAGGCAGGATTTACTAATTTAACAACTTTAGAAGGTGCTCAGCCTCCTAATGGAAACTTCCCTACTGTTGAATCACCTAACCCAGAAAACCCAGAAGCTTTACAAATCGCTGTTAATAAGGCTAAAGAGATTGGTGCTGAACTTGTTATGGGTACTGACCCTGACTGCGACAGAATGGGCTGTGCTTTGCTTACTAAAGACGGTTCTTATATGTATCTTACTGGTAATCAAATAGGCTCTATTATTTCTTATTATCTTATTACAAATAAAAAGAATGTTAAAGACCCTTATATAGTAAAAACTATAGTTACTACCGAACTTGCAAGAGCTATTGCTGATGCTAATAATGTTAAGCTTTATGATGTACTTACTGGTTTCAAATGGATTGCTGATATTATAGAAAGAACAAAAGACGGCACATATTTATTTGGTTTTGAAGAAAGTTTCGGATATTGTATTAACTCTAATGTACGCGATAAAGACGGTGTTAGTTCTTGTTTGATGCTTGCTGAAGTGCTTGCTTATTGTAAAGACAATAACATGACATTAGCTGATTATTTAGAGAGCATTTATGAAAAATATGGATACTTCTACGAAGAGACTATATCTATCACTAAAAAAGGTGCTGACGGTGCTAAGGCTATAGCTGATTTAATGACTTATTATAGAAACAATTTACCTAAAGAGATTTCTGGTGTTGAGGTTGTAAGCATAAGCGATTATGAGAAAAAAGAAGTTTACGACAATAGCGGCAAAAAAATAAATGACATTACTCTTCCAAAATCTAATGTGCTTCAATACATACTTTCTGATAAAACAAAAATTACTATTAGGCCTTCTGGTACTGAACCAAAAATAAAATTCTATTTTGAAGTTTGTGTAAAAGAAAGCAAAGATAAGAGACTCGCAGTTGCTAAAGAAAAAGTAGCTAATTTTAAAAAATTTATTAAAGAATAA
- a CDS encoding DUF4241 domain-containing protein, giving the protein MQVSKEWLEKYSKIKYMLKAQDNLEEAFTKKEINNSKLEILDLGEVNIESGKIIACDPLAYLDEESLSFIQEVKPNKYKVFAGVLEDEERYAIVKLQISDKMPKYYDLALTGVEELDDVEDGDFFGFPVDAGMACICDYNALNDFIKFENKLIESNGDDYNRYDDLFAKLLEDNAKKYPKYQSEYGDWLNFNIPDSKYNIVLFQSGYGDGFYPAYFGFDDKDEICALYIIFIDLFAED; this is encoded by the coding sequence ATGCAAGTTTCTAAAGAGTGGCTTGAAAAATATTCTAAAATAAAATATATGCTAAAAGCACAAGATAATTTAGAAGAAGCATTTACAAAAAAAGAAATAAATAATTCAAAATTAGAAATTTTAGATTTAGGTGAAGTTAATATAGAAAGCGGAAAAATTATTGCATGTGATCCTTTAGCTTATTTAGATGAAGAATCTTTATCCTTTATACAAGAGGTTAAACCAAATAAATATAAAGTGTTTGCTGGTGTTTTAGAAGATGAGGAGAGATATGCAATCGTAAAGCTTCAAATATCTGACAAAATGCCTAAGTATTATGATTTGGCATTAACAGGGGTAGAAGAATTAGATGATGTAGAAGATGGAGATTTTTTTGGGTTTCCAGTTGATGCTGGTATGGCTTGTATATGCGATTATAATGCTCTTAATGATTTTATAAAATTTGAAAATAAATTAATAGAATCAAATGGAGATGATTATAATAGGTATGATGATTTATTTGCGAAGCTTTTAGAAGACAATGCTAAAAAATATCCTAAATATCAAAGTGAATATGGTGATTGGCTTAATTTTAACATACCAGATAGTAAATATAATATAGTTTTATTTCAAAGCGGATACGGTGATGGATTTTATCCTGCATATTTTGGCTTTGATGATAAAGACGAAATTTGTGCTTTATACATTATATTTATAGATTTATTTGCTGAGGATTAA
- a CDS encoding pseudouridine synthase: MDNKTNKENTRLVKVILESGFASRRNCEKAIMSGRVRVNNQVILDPAYRVKETDSVSIDRNIIERQTKRYMALYKPLGVVSTTKYLPGRRIITEFFKGIKERLFYAGRLDSESRGIMIITNDGEFANIITHPSYEILKVYDVTVNGKIDSEALLKASGGITIKNVTYSPFKFKILSKGRVQSKIRLTINEGKNREIRKIFDYLGYKVIDLERISVGCVSKYDDVSGTLEAGHIRDLTKKEIEFFFKQKDKKLKEIESLFSNNTLETDEEFNEEDFLKDSEKEVKKEEKKQHDKSKWAKAKPKKKRLAPKKSTIKKISAKKIAASKEKKLKTVKKSVKKSLKKNTKSLNKKSK, encoded by the coding sequence ATGGATAATAAAACAAATAAAGAAAATACTAGACTTGTTAAAGTTATATTAGAATCTGGTTTTGCAAGCAGAAGAAATTGCGAGAAAGCTATAATGTCTGGAAGGGTGAGAGTAAACAATCAGGTGATATTAGACCCTGCTTATAGAGTTAAAGAAACAGACAGTGTTTCAATAGATAGAAATATTATAGAAAGACAAACTAAAAGGTATATGGCTTTATATAAGCCTTTGGGGGTTGTGAGCACTACTAAATATTTACCTGGCAGAAGGATAATTACAGAGTTTTTTAAGGGTATAAAAGAGAGGCTTTTTTATGCTGGAAGACTTGACTCTGAATCTCGGGGGATTATGATTATTACAAATGACGGTGAGTTTGCTAATATTATAACACACCCGTCTTATGAAATATTAAAAGTTTATGATGTTACAGTTAATGGAAAAATAGATTCTGAAGCTCTATTAAAAGCAAGCGGCGGCATTACAATAAAAAATGTTACATATTCCCCTTTTAAGTTTAAAATTCTCTCTAAAGGAAGAGTGCAAAGTAAGATTCGCCTTACTATAAACGAAGGTAAAAACAGAGAGATAAGAAAGATATTCGATTATTTGGGTTATAAGGTTATTGATTTGGAGAGAATATCTGTAGGGTGTGTGAGCAAATATGATGATGTATCTGGTACTTTAGAGGCTGGACATATTAGAGATTTAACAAAAAAAGAGATAGAGTTTTTCTTTAAGCAAAAAGATAAAAAGCTCAAAGAGATAGAGTCTTTATTTTCTAATAACACACTTGAAACAGATGAAGAGTTTAACGAAGAAGATTTTCTAAAAGATAGTGAAAAAGAAGTAAAAAAAGAAGAGAAAAAACAGCATGATAAATCTAAATGGGCTAAGGCTAAACCTAAGAAAAAAAGATTAGCGCCTAAAAAATCTACTATTAAAAAAATTAGTGCTAAAAAAATTGCTGCTTCTAAAGAAAAAAAATTAAAAACGGTAAAAAAATCTGTTAAAAAGTCATTAAAAAAGAATACAAAATCTTTAAATAAGAAAAGTAAATAA
- a CDS encoding OmpH family outer membrane protein translates to MKKYYIFGLMFLSFLVISVISPRVFTQSYRLTKVGYVDLDRVVKEVTKDEVFVENLKLKMEEQNNRDLAETNNTEINTNPRDNSLRGQVKRQVASSLLGIVKKEGYTLILERTEYAILYADRNFDITDAVIKDVKESVMKK, encoded by the coding sequence ATGAAAAAATATTATATTTTTGGCTTAATGTTTTTATCTTTTTTAGTTATATCTGTAATAAGTCCGAGAGTTTTTACACAATCATATAGGCTTACTAAGGTTGGTTATGTTGATTTAGATAGAGTTGTAAAAGAGGTTACGAAAGATGAAGTTTTTGTTGAGAATTTAAAATTAAAAATGGAAGAGCAAAATAATAGAGATTTAGCAGAAACTAATAATACAGAAATAAATACTAATCCGAGAGATAATTCTTTGAGAGGTCAAGTTAAAAGACAGGTTGCTTCATCACTTCTTGGTATAGTAAAAAAAGAAGGTTATACTTTAATACTTGAGAGAACTGAATATGCTATTCTTTATGCAGATAGGAATTTTGATATTACAGATGCTGTTATTAAGGATGTGAAAGAATCTGTTATGAAAAAATAA
- a CDS encoding leucine-rich repeat domain-containing protein, translated as MLKRALFLFIIFIFIISCRRAVTRPTLDSLGTPPTEPDFPTIDENTEGDYIVKADDTEEEIANKIQKYYEQYQQYAVILEDTEENIKANGTIEKINTVINNDIYSQGVSLNLLLTDITEIKENAFKGNVNLISIEFPDTLTTIGNYAFNNCKNLIKINFPSALIDIGKGAFLSCKSLEEVNLKDTKINILSTQIFSDCSKLSAVTLPDILSGIENSAFAYCYSLKEINFPESLTTINVFAFTGCSFVKLVFNNGLTSINSMAFYNCSSLTQISFPSTLTKIDSWAFSGCGNLNDIEYNGDNPNIQAVNIFKSYAGSTETTPKQLYLPNVEAPNESSQDPNPWENFLDYDWVNKIQYKTNMPNN; from the coding sequence ATGTTAAAGAGGGCATTATTTTTATTTATAATATTTATTTTTATCATATCTTGCAGAAGAGCTGTAACGCGTCCTACTTTAGATTCATTGGGAACTCCGCCTACTGAACCTGATTTTCCTACCATAGATGAAAATACAGAAGGAGATTATATCGTAAAAGCAGATGATACTGAAGAGGAAATAGCAAATAAAATTCAAAAATATTATGAACAATATCAGCAATATGCAGTTATCTTGGAAGATACAGAAGAGAATATAAAGGCAAATGGTACTATAGAAAAAATTAATACAGTTATAAATAATGATATTTATTCTCAAGGCGTATCATTAAATTTACTTCTCACAGATATTACTGAAATAAAAGAAAATGCTTTTAAAGGTAACGTAAATTTGATATCAATAGAATTTCCTGATACTTTGACTACTATTGGTAATTATGCTTTTAATAATTGTAAGAATTTAATAAAAATTAATTTTCCTTCTGCATTAATAGATATAGGAAAAGGTGCATTTTTAAGTTGTAAAAGTTTAGAAGAAGTTAATTTGAAAGATACAAAAATAAATATATTATCTACTCAAATTTTTAGTGATTGTTCTAAATTAAGTGCAGTTACACTTCCTGATATATTATCAGGAATAGAAAATAGTGCTTTTGCTTATTGCTATTCTTTAAAAGAAATTAATTTTCCTGAATCATTAACAACGATAAATGTTTTTGCTTTTACCGGATGTAGTTTTGTAAAACTAGTATTTAATAATGGATTGACATCTATAAATTCTATGGCATTTTATAACTGTTCATCTTTGACTCAAATAAGTTTTCCTTCTACATTAACAAAGATTGATAGTTGGGCTTTTAGTGGTTGCGGTAATCTAAATGATATAGAATATAATGGTGATAATCCAAATATACAAGCTGTTAATATATTTAAATCTTATGCTGGTTCTACAGAAACTACACCAAAACAATTATATTTACCTAATGTAGAAGCGCCAAATGAATCTTCTCAAGACCCAAATCCTTGGGAAAATTTCTTAGATTATGATTGGGTTAATAAAATACAATATAAAACTAATATGCCTAATAATTAA
- a CDS encoding MATE family efflux transporter — protein sequence MVNFFKSQSTEARRDLILHGSITNTLIMLSIPTLMMGLVQSMMPLMDGLFLNNVTGTIIASSVNFSEPIINMMTALSQGLGVAAMAIVGQYNGIGDFKNAKRISTQIVVAGVLFGIAMGPTLYVVSILVSMNLQPGVKENVFQYLSLYSFVMPMTFMAAIYNGLKNASGKPEATFIRMVLLLILKIIFNFIYVYFLHLKIVGSVLSSFSTYAIVSVWMYYDLFIKESDDKLSLKDFKFDFSILKELMIIGVPSMLTTFLSNLGFFLINSEVEKYGPAILNGQGIANNITAVCYNLPAAFGSAVTTMVSMNIGAKYADKARKSCYMGILMSAITAILLMVIIIPLSPHITILFTREVEDLYVANRSLPIYALSVLGFGVTMVVQGALIGLGRTRIPLLISILRIWLLRYIFILITSRYIQYWAVFWGNLFSNTMSGVIALAILSRVPWVSVINMQTQNIFMLRAKLFVDELGAKFFPKNIGKRKDYSLKLKNKIKNITDPIKLSKFEKREEEKLKRMEEREERIREREEKRAKEVAEWKRQIEEIKQNREKMNEEHRRYNEDRKKEKEAKRQQISENVRLRREARHKLREERKIEKEKQIEERKNLKNKKNE from the coding sequence ATGGTCAATTTTTTTAAAAGCCAGTCTACAGAGGCAAGAAGAGATTTAATACTTCATGGTTCTATAACAAATACGTTAATAATGCTTTCTATTCCAACTCTTATGATGGGTTTGGTGCAATCAATGATGCCTCTTATGGATGGGCTTTTTTTGAATAATGTTACAGGTACAATTATAGCGAGCAGTGTAAACTTTTCAGAGCCTATTATTAATATGATGACTGCTTTATCGCAAGGTTTGGGTGTTGCCGCTATGGCGATAGTTGGGCAATATAATGGTATCGGAGACTTTAAAAATGCTAAAAGAATTTCAACACAGATAGTTGTTGCCGGTGTATTATTTGGTATAGCCATGGGGCCGACTTTATATGTTGTAAGCATACTTGTTTCTATGAATTTACAGCCGGGTGTTAAAGAGAATGTTTTTCAATATTTATCATTATATAGTTTTGTTATGCCTATGACTTTCATGGCTGCTATATATAATGGTCTTAAAAATGCAAGCGGTAAACCAGAGGCTACTTTTATAAGAATGGTTTTACTCCTTATATTAAAAATTATATTTAATTTTATTTATGTTTATTTCTTGCATCTTAAAATTGTTGGAAGTGTATTATCTTCTTTTTCCACTTATGCTATAGTTAGCGTTTGGATGTATTATGATTTATTTATAAAAGAAAGCGATGACAAATTAAGTCTTAAAGATTTCAAGTTTGATTTTTCTATATTAAAGGAACTTATGATTATAGGGGTTCCTTCTATGCTTACTACTTTTCTAAGCAATTTAGGTTTTTTCCTAATAAATAGCGAAGTAGAAAAATATGGGCCTGCTATATTAAATGGGCAGGGTATAGCTAACAATATAACAGCTGTTTGTTATAATTTGCCTGCTGCTTTCGGTTCTGCAGTTACAACTATGGTAAGTATGAACATTGGGGCTAAATACGCTGATAAGGCTAGAAAGTCTTGCTACATGGGTATATTGATGAGCGCTATTACAGCTATTTTACTTATGGTTATTATAATACCATTGTCTCCGCATATTACTATACTTTTTACAAGGGAAGTAGAGGATTTATATGTGGCTAATAGGTCTTTGCCTATATATGCTTTATCGGTTTTGGGTTTTGGTGTTACTATGGTTGTGCAGGGTGCTTTGATTGGGCTTGGAAGAACGAGGATACCGCTTCTAATCAGCATACTTAGAATATGGCTTCTTAGATATATTTTTATTTTAATTACTTCAAGGTATATTCAATACTGGGCAGTATTTTGGGGTAACTTATTCTCTAACACAATGTCTGGTGTTATAGCCCTTGCTATTTTATCAAGAGTGCCTTGGGTATCTGTTATTAATATGCAGACGCAAAATATATTCATGCTTAGAGCAAAATTATTTGTAGATGAACTTGGTGCAAAGTTTTTCCCTAAAAATATTGGAAAAAGAAAAGATTATTCATTAAAATTGAAGAATAAAATTAAAAATATTACGGACCCTATCAAATTATCAAAGTTTGAAAAAAGAGAAGAAGAAAAATTAAAAAGAATGGAAGAGCGTGAAGAGAGAATAAGAGAGAGAGAAGAAAAGAGGGCAAAAGAGGTTGCTGAGTGGAAAAGGCAGATTGAAGAGATAAAACAAAATAGAGAGAAAATGAATGAGGAACATAGAAGATATAATGAGGATAGAAAAAAAGAAAAAGAAGCTAAAAGACAGCAAATATCAGAAAATGTGAGATTAAGAAGAGAGGCAAGGCATAAACTTAGAGAAGAGAGAAAAATTGAAAAAGAAAAACAAATTGAAGAGAGAAAAAATTTAAAGAATAAGAAAAATGAATAA
- the ispD gene encoding 2-C-methyl-D-erythritol 4-phosphate cytidylyltransferase, which yields MNNYNTLILLIAGQSKRFGGKIKKQFIKVDNKPIFIHTLINVLKFKFDNIVLVSSKYEINNIKKYIEKEDAIKDNIKKIMHYIEGGSERVYSVYNAIKYLNENNIKTDYVFIHDGVRPLVTKKEILSLYNYVLKNDAAILASKVTDTIKKVDDNKNIKETIDRTYLYRAATPQAFNFNKYLEAISKYMNAKNKKLATDDAEIYSKYSGKVGIIECSSNNIKITNKEDLSIFKKLKGI from the coding sequence ATGAATAATTATAATACTTTAATTTTACTTATAGCAGGACAATCAAAAAGATTTGGCGGAAAAATAAAAAAGCAATTTATTAAAGTTGATAATAAGCCTATATTCATACATACTTTAATTAATGTTTTAAAGTTTAAATTTGATAATATTGTTTTAGTAAGTTCAAAATATGAGATAAATAATATAAAAAAGTATATAGAAAAAGAAGATGCTATAAAAGATAATATTAAAAAAATTATGCATTATATAGAAGGCGGAAGCGAGAGGGTTTATTCTGTTTATAATGCTATTAAATATTTAAATGAAAATAATATAAAAACTGATTATGTGTTTATTCATGATGGAGTAAGACCATTAGTAACAAAAAAAGAAATATTAAGCCTTTATAATTATGTATTAAAAAATGATGCTGCTATACTTGCTTCTAAAGTAACAGATACTATAAAAAAAGTTGATGATAATAAAAATATTAAAGAGACAATAGATAGAACATATTTATATAGAGCTGCTACTCCTCAGGCATTCAATTTTAATAAATACTTGGAAGCTATCAGTAAATATATGAATGCTAAAAATAAAAAATTAGCAACAGATGATGCGGAAATATATAGTAAATATTCAGGGAAAGTTGGTATTATAGAATGCTCTTCAAATAATATAAAAATAACAAATAAAGAAGATTTATCTATTTTTAAAAAACTAAAAGGCATATAA
- the bamA gene encoding outer membrane protein assembly factor BamA produces the protein MKFRINLIIIIVITLFAAFLFLKAAESDFENLQTSQNIAVYEGLTIKDIIVTGEVRLSEEQVKNNFPIKKGSKFSRTEVNNAIKSLFNTESFDRVAIDVTREDDGIILNIVVAERFIIKDIIYNGNKRLSRTALNDAIKPIMRVGDPYIPQKLNDAVNAIITNYQDKGYLKAYVEPKVTEDKAASDVVIEMNIVEGNEVKVSSIRFHGNTHFSPNELKRQMSTKENGFLSLGKFNEFKFEEDKSKIVKYYADRGYYKAKVNNVRYTYQWRDPQVKNEQDLIIDIYITEGDKYYFGDIGFKGNFVIPSDVIQADIKSKKGALYNYTYHMADYQGIQNKYSEKGYIFRQVIPVISVNEENKIVNIMYDIVENDKAHIENITIAGNTKTKDFVIQRYIDIKPGEVFNSAKIQRVQERLYNTQFFDNININVKPGSAEGLMELGLNVTDGKSAMVSGGGGFSTGSGFKVFASIRENNFLGRGLQLGLSGEFGQTQKRIAVNFAEPYLLNLPIYLGFDLSYFNESVNTGYQIGSDQFGLPKYSYYTRHGFEGIARVGYYFFDYYSTFLTFDTIVQQYQQWYDQGATAETPNYVLNDIKKYLVHRIDKKDGSFQRWQSDWFTTFIVSYSLLRDSRNDYLNPTRGSFLRGTVDFYFNHTQLMRLNATGFLAVPATKWLSFAFYGEIGQIIAIPGLPIQNDADVLYYLNPFEDVRGWDTSKYTIFKYNRGLSTYDLPNENGQKDSWSYGRAKVRFFAELRIPIIPKTLGFVGFLDAGQLWLPYSTGLNSYGDAYDYPSQFMDIKDIFDPSQYMYSVGFGLRLTIPIFNIRFYFAKRFVYNKDDVGFGKGFQDFEGDTYSPLGKWLGRGWGIAFTMNHPFY, from the coding sequence GTGAAATTTAGAATAAATCTTATTATTATTATTGTTATTACTCTTTTTGCTGCCTTTTTATTTTTGAAGGCGGCTGAAAGTGATTTTGAAAATTTACAAACTTCACAAAATATTGCAGTCTATGAAGGTCTTACTATTAAAGACATAATAGTTACAGGGGAAGTAAGGCTTAGCGAGGAGCAAGTAAAAAATAATTTCCCTATTAAAAAAGGAAGTAAATTTTCTAGAACAGAAGTTAATAATGCTATAAAAAGTCTATTTAACACAGAATCTTTCGACAGAGTTGCTATAGATGTTACAAGAGAAGATGACGGCATTATACTTAATATAGTAGTGGCAGAGAGATTTATTATTAAAGATATTATATATAACGGAAATAAGCGTTTAAGCAGAACAGCATTAAATGATGCCATAAAACCTATAATGCGTGTGGGAGACCCTTATATACCTCAGAAGTTAAATGATGCTGTTAATGCTATTATCACTAACTATCAAGATAAAGGATATTTAAAGGCTTATGTTGAGCCAAAGGTTACTGAAGATAAAGCAGCTTCTGATGTTGTAATAGAGATGAATATTGTAGAGGGTAATGAGGTTAAGGTATCGAGCATTCGTTTTCACGGAAACACCCACTTTTCTCCTAATGAATTAAAAAGACAGATGTCTACAAAGGAAAATGGTTTCTTATCTTTGGGTAAGTTTAATGAGTTTAAGTTTGAAGAGGATAAGTCTAAAATAGTAAAGTATTATGCTGATAGAGGTTATTACAAGGCTAAAGTAAATAATGTTCGATATACTTATCAATGGAGAGACCCTCAGGTAAAAAATGAGCAGGATTTGATTATAGATATTTACATCACAGAAGGTGATAAATACTATTTTGGAGATATTGGATTTAAGGGTAATTTTGTTATACCTTCAGATGTTATACAGGCGGATATAAAATCTAAGAAGGGCGCTTTGTATAATTATACTTATCACATGGCTGATTATCAGGGTATACAAAATAAATATTCTGAGAAGGGTTATATATTTAGACAAGTTATTCCTGTTATATCGGTTAATGAAGAAAACAAGATAGTTAATATAATGTATGATATAGTTGAAAACGATAAGGCGCATATAGAAAACATCACAATAGCAGGAAACACTAAAACTAAAGATTTTGTTATACAAAGATATATTGATATAAAACCTGGTGAGGTATTTAACTCTGCTAAAATACAGCGTGTACAAGAGAGATTATATAATACGCAATTCTTTGACAATATTAATATTAATGTAAAGCCTGGGTCTGCTGAAGGACTTATGGAGCTTGGTCTTAATGTTACTGATGGTAAGTCTGCTATGGTATCTGGAGGAGGCGGTTTTTCTACTGGTTCTGGATTTAAAGTTTTTGCTTCTATTAGAGAAAACAACTTTTTAGGAAGAGGCTTGCAATTAGGTTTAAGCGGTGAGTTTGGTCAGACTCAAAAGAGAATAGCAGTTAATTTTGCAGAGCCTTATTTGCTTAATTTGCCTATATATTTGGGATTTGATTTATCTTACTTTAATGAAAGTGTTAATACAGGATATCAAATAGGAAGTGACCAGTTTGGGCTTCCTAAATACTCTTATTATACAAGACATGGTTTTGAAGGTATTGCGAGGGTTGGTTATTATTTCTTTGACTATTACTCAACTTTCTTAACATTTGACACCATTGTACAGCAGTATCAGCAGTGGTATGATCAAGGTGCAACAGCTGAAACCCCAAATTATGTTTTGAATGATATTAAAAAATATTTAGTTCATAGAATAGACAAAAAAGACGGAAGTTTCCAAAGATGGCAAAGTGATTGGTTTACTACTTTTATAGTATCTTATTCACTTCTTAGAGACAGCAGAAATGATTATCTTAACCCTACAAGGGGAAGTTTCTTAAGAGGTACAGTGGATTTCTACTTTAACCATACACAATTAATGAGATTAAATGCTACAGGTTTCTTAGCTGTGCCTGCTACTAAATGGCTTTCATTTGCATTCTATGGTGAGATTGGTCAAATTATAGCCATTCCTGGACTTCCTATTCAGAATGATGCTGATGTGCTTTATTATCTTAACCCATTTGAAGATGTTAGAGGTTGGGATACTTCTAAATATACTATATTTAAATATAATAGAGGTTTAAGCACTTATGATTTGCCTAATGAAAATGGTCAAAAAGATTCTTGGAGTTATGGTAGAGCTAAAGTGAGGTTCTTTGCAGAGCTTCGTATACCTATTATACCAAAAACTTTAGGATTTGTTGGTTTTCTTGATGCAGGTCAGTTATGGCTTCCTTATTCTACAGGTCTTAATTCTTATGGAGATGCTTATGATTATCCTTCTCAGTTTATGGATATTAAGGATATATTTGACCCTTCACAGTATATGTATTCTGTAGGTTTTGGTTTGAGACTTACTATACCAATATTTAATATTAGATTCTATTTTGCTAAGAGGTTTGTTTACAATAAAGATGATGTTGGTTTTGGTAAAGGATTTCAGGATTTTGAGGGCGATACTTATTCTCCTCTTGGTAAGTGGCTTGGCAGAGGCTGGGGAATTGCATTTACAATGAACCACCCATTCTATTAA